Sequence from the Stenotrophomonas sp. 364 genome:
GGATCACGCGCGTGCCCTGGAGGGTGACGGCCGCCGAAGCGGGTGCGGCGCACAGCGTCGCGGCCAGCGCGAGCGCCAACGGCGACGCCCATGTCGATGCACGGGAAGTCATGGAACACCTCTGGAAGAATAGGTGGGCCGCGGCAGTGCGCCGCGGCCTGCGCGGAAGGTACTTACTTGTAGAGCACCACGAAATCGCCGGATGCATTGGCGGTGCCGGCCTGGGCGTTCTTGCCCGGCGAGGCGTACCACGCGCTGTAGTCCAGCTGGCCGCTGCCGCCGGCAGCGATGGTCACCCACACGGTGGGATCTTCACCGATCTTCTGCTGGTTACCGGCGGCGTCGTACAGGGCCACGCCCACGTTGCTGGCGGTGGAGGTGGCAGTCAGCGCCAAGTTGCCGGTGCTGCCATCGGGGGTGCCGCCGAAGCGCACCCCCACGTCCTGCGCCGAGCCCGAACCGGTGCAGTCCAGTGCGATGGCGAAGTTCTTCTGGCCGGCGCGCACGTCGGCATTGACCGAGGCCAGGTCGACCTTGCCCATCGGCACGGTGATGGCACCGCCGGTGGACTGCACGGCGCAGGTGGAGTTGAGCAGCTCACCGGTGATTTCCAGCTTTTCGGCAAACGCCGACGGGGCGGCAGCGGTGAGCAGGGCGAGGGACAGCAGGCGGATCTTGGTGGTCATGGTGGGTTCCCGGAAGTTGTGACAGGACAGTGCCCGGCGCAATCGGCACGGACAGTGGCGCCAGTTTGCGGAGGCGATAACGTAGGGGGAATGCAATAACTTGCAAATCAGGCAGGTCTTGTCGTGTTTGCAACTAGTTGCATGGGAGAAGCCGGGCGCGCTGCGTAGACTGCGCACCCGTGACCTGCTTATGGAGGAATCGCCATGCGATGCCTGATCCCCCCGCGCCGACGTGTCGCCATCGTCCTCAGCGCCGTCGCTGCGGTGGCGCTGGGCGTGGGCAGCGCCAACGCGTGCACACGCCTTGACTTGACTGACAAGGATGACGAAATCGTCAGGAACATGCCCAACCTGGACCGGCCCGACACGCACTACGCAGGCACGGGCGGGACACGGCCGGACACCTACGAATGCCCGCCCGGGCAGACGGCCTTCCTGATCAACATGCACCTTGCCGGGCTCACCTACGAGCGTGATATCGCCTACGCGGGCATGATGGTTCCGGCCTACAGCTTGGGGCCGCGTTCGCCGTTGGTGATTTTCCTGCATGGCGTGCGACAGACAGGAGCAGGTGTCGATGTGTCCGTCATTCCCATCCGCAACGGTCAGCTGAACCGCAACCCTGGCGTGGTCCTGGCGTCAACGTCGGGGATGGAGCACTACGTGCAGATGCGGGTGTTCTTCCGCGGTGGGGCGATGGAAAGCGTGCCACGCACCTTTCTGGGCACCGTGGAACTCTGGCCGGAGGGCAGTGCCGCCAATCCGTTCCGCCACTCCTTCACGCTGGAGTTGACCATTCCCCCGGTCACCTGCACCCTCGCCAATGCCACCCACACGCTCGACGATGTAGTGGCCAATGACCTGGCCGTGGCCGACAGCACCGCCAAGCCGTCCACCTTCGATGTGGCCATGAACTGCTCGATGGCCAATGTGGATGTCACCCTTACCCTGACCGACGCCAACCAGCCGGGCAATACCGGCAGCGATCTGGCACCCGGCGCGGGTTCCACCGCTGGCGGCGTGCAGGTGCAGCTACTGCGTGGCGGCCTGCCGCTGCAGCTGGGCCAGGCGTGGTCGTACGGGTTTTCCGCCAAGGGCCAGCAGGCCATTCCGTTCCAGGCGCGCTACCACCGCACGGCCGGCCCGCTGGTAACTGGCGTGATCACCGGCGAAGCGGTGCTCGTCGCCGACTACAGATAACCGCCCTGCATGGGCGGCGCGTTGCTGAAGCGCAACTAACCCGCAATGCAGACATCGCAGTGCTGCACTGCAATCTGCAAGTTATTGCATGGGGTGTAGTTCCATTCGTTCCTACCATGCTCACCCCTCTCCTATCAATCGTCCCCCCCACGGCGATTGCACGCATCGTGTCCCCCACTTCAGCCCACGCCAACGTCGCAACGTCCGCGCTCTCCCGAGGCATCACCACCGCGTTGATGCTCTCCCTCGGCGCATTCGCCCGCGCGGCGCCCACGCCAGCGGTCGAGTTCAGTGAAGGTTTCCTGATCGGCGGTGACGCCATCGACATGCGCCGCTACGCCAACGGCAACCCGCTGCCGCCAGGCGACTACGCGGTGGACGTGAAGGTCAACGGGGTATACCAGTCCAGCCGCGATATCCGCTTCCGGGCCTCGGCAGACCCGCATATCGCCACCCCGTGTCTGCCCGCCGAGCTGATCGGCACGCTGCCGTTGAAGGCGGCGCTGATGGAGGCCGTGGAGGCGGAGGGCGCAGCCTGCGTGGACCTGCCCGCGATGATCGAGGGCGCCACGGTCACCTTCGACAGCGGCGCGCTGGAGCTGGACATCGGCCTGCCGCAGGCGGCCTTGGCCAGCGTGGCGCGCGGCTACGTGGCACCGGCACAACGCGACGATGGCATCACCGCCGCCTTCATCGACTACAGCGCCAACCACCAGCGCGGCCAAGGCCGCGACAGCAGCTACCTGGGGCTGCGTACCGGCATCAACATCGGCCCGTGGCGCTTGCGGCACCGCGCCTCGTTCACCAGCGGCAGCCAGGGCACCCATCACGAAGTGATCAGCAGCCACGTGCAGCGCGACATTGCCGCGTGGAACAGCCAGCTGCTGCTGGGCCAGGGCAACACCGGCGGCGAGCTGTTCGAGAGCGTGGCCTTTACCGGCGTGCGACTGGCCAGCGACGAGCGCATGCTACCCGACTCGCTGCGCGGCTATGCGCCGGTGGTGCGTGGCATCGCCGAGGGTAATGCGGTGGTCGCGATCCGCCAGAACGGCAACCTCATCCACGAGAGCAACGTGGCGCCTGGGCCGTTCGCGATCGAGGACCTGTACCCGACCAACTTCGGCGGCGACCTGGACGTGACCGTCACCGAGCCCGATGGCCGCGTGCAGCGCTTCACCGTGAACTTCTCGGCGGTGCCGCAGGCGCTGCGCGCCGGGGCCTCGCGGTTTGCGTTCACCGCCGGCGCGGTGCGCGACAGCAGCGGCCGGCTCGACCCGGTGCGCTTCGGCGAGGCCACCTATGTGCGCGGCCTGAGCAACCGGCTCACCGTGCTGGGCGGCGCCCAGCTGGGGCAGGACTACCAGGCCGTGCTGGCCGGTGCGGCGATCAACACCGCCGTAGGCGCATTCGGCGCAGACATCACCCATTCGCAGGCGCGCCTGCAGGATCGCGACCGTGTCACCGGCAACAGCTTGCGGCTCAACTACCAGCGCTACGTGGCCAGCACCGGCACCAATGTCGGCCTGGCCGCCTACCGCTACAGCACGCGCGGCTACCTCAGCCTGGGCGATGTGGCGCGCGCCCGCAGCGACGGCTGGGGCTACACGCACCGCGCCCGCCAGCGCTACCAGCTCAACTTCTCCCAGCGCGTGGGCGAACGCAGCAATCTGTACCTCAGCGGCGGCCACGTGGCCTACTGGGACAGCACGCGCGGCCAGAACGATGTGCAGGTGGGGTTCCAGAGCAGCTTCCGGCGCGCCAACTACGGGCTGTCCGCGCTGCGCTACCGCACCGGCGATGGCCGCCAGGACACCCGCTACGCCTTCACCCTGAGCGTGCCGCTGGGGCGCAGCAGCAATGCACCGCGCGCCAGCACCCAGCTCAGCCAGAGCCACCGCGGGCAACAGCTGCAGGCCGGCCTGAGCGGCAGCGTGGGCGAGCAGCGTGCGCTGAGCTACAGCCTGTCGGCCAGCCAGGGCGACGACGGTGCGCGCAGCAGTAACGCCTATGCGGCCTGGCAGGGCAGCCAGCTCAACGCCAACCTGGGCTACAGCCGCGCGGGCAACTACCGCAGCGTCACCGCTGGTGCCTCGGGCAGCGTGGTGCTGCATGGCGGCGGCATCAACTTCGGTCCGCCGGTGGGCGAGGGCTTCGCGCTGGTACAGGCGCCCGGCGCACAGGGCGCGCGCGTAGGCAGTGGCGCGGCCATCAAGGTGGCCGGCAACGGCTACGCGCTGCTGCCGCATATCAGCCCCTACCGCTGGAACAGCATCGACCTGGACCCCAGCGGCCTGCCGCTGGAGGTGGAGCTGCTGCGCACCTCGCAGCGTGTGGCGCCCACCGCCGGTGGCATCGTGCGTGTGCCGTTCGAGGTGCGCCGCGAGCGCACCCTGTTCATCGATGCCACCGACGCACTCGGCCAGCCGCTGCCGTTTGCCGCGGTGGTGCAGACCGAGGACGGCACACCCGCCGGCGCGGTCGGGCAGGGCGGTGTCATCCAGCTGCGCGGCGCGCAGGACAGTGGCAGTTTGATCGTCGACCCCGATGGCAAGCGACGCTGCCGCATCGATTACCGCATGCCCGATGCGCCTGACGCCTACGGGCTGTCGTGGAGCCAGGCCGTGTGCGTGCCGCAGCCGCTGCCGCCGGTAATCGCGCCGATGCCAACGGGCAATCGCGCCCCCTGATTGTGTTTTCCCGTTCGATTCCCCCTCAAGGAGTTCCCCATGTCGCGATCCTTTCTGCTGCTGGCCGCAACCGCCACGATGTGCCTGGCCGTATCCACGGCCTCGGCCGCTACCCTGACCATCTCCGGGCGCGTGCTGCCGGGCACCTGCACCCTCACTGCGCCAGTCATCGCGCTGGACCCGGTCAAGGCCGATGAGATGGCCCAGGGCGACAACAAGCTCAAGGCCGGCACGTTGAACTTCACCGGTTGCGTGGGCGTCACCAAGGCCACCCTGTCCTTTGCCGGTACCGCCGCCGACGGCGATGCCGAGCGCTGGAAGAACACCGCCACCGCCGACGCCGCCGTGGGGGTGTCGGTGGCCTTGCTGAAAGGCGCCACCGGCACCGACTACATCAAGAACGGGGATGCCGATATCGAGGTGGTGGTCAGCGGTGCGACCGCTAGCTACCCGCTGCGCGCGGGCTACTACCTGCCGGCGGTGGCCGGGGTGAACGCCGGTGCGGTGCAGACGGAAATCGTGGTGACGGCAGATTACGAGTGACGAAAGATGCGCCTCCGTCGATCAGGTACGCGCCCCTTGCAGCGCGCACGCGGTGGAAGGCCGTGCGCCTGCGCATCGGCATGGGTAGGTGCGCAGGTGGGGATGCGCGTGCGCGTGCGTTGGTGAGCGACCGTAGCGCCGCGTCCAGCTCGACGAGCTGTTCGCGGCGCGAGTGCGGCCACGCGCCAAAACGATAGAGCCAGGCATGGCCTGGCTCTATCCGAGTAGAAGGACGGCGCCGAACAACGTCGGCGCCGCTTCATGCACAATCACCAGCGGTAGGACAGGCTCACGTTCGCAGTGGCCTCGCGATACCCATGGTCAGCGCGCATCACACCCAGCCCACCCCAGGCACTCAGCCCCGAGCGGTAATCGATGCGTGCACCGGCATTAAGCTCATAGCGGTTCTTCGGCACGCTGGCCTTCATCACGTCTTCGTCGAAGGCCAGTCCGTTGCTGGCGCCATCGCGATACCAGTTGGCCACCAGATACGGGCTGACCGAGGCACCGACCGTGCTGTTGCCTTCGCCCTGCAGACGCAGGCCCGCGCGACCGGACAGACCGCTGTCAGCCAGGCTGCGCACCACCGTGCCGTTGGCTTCCTGGTGACGGTCGATGTTGGCGTCGGTGTAGACCAGCTGCAGTTCCGGCTGCAGGCTCAGCGCGGTGCTGCCGATGGCACCGATACCGATGCGGTAACCGGCCTCCAGCGAGGACTGCCAGATGTCCGAGTCGTAGCGTTCTTCGGCCAGGCCCTCGCCCTGCACCCGGTTGCGGAACTGGCCGCGCTGCACGCTGGCGTCCAGGTACAGCGCATCACTGACCCAGTTGCCGTACACGCCCAGCGCACCGCCTTCCACCTTGCCGCGTGCGCTGTAGCCGGTCAGCAGCGAGCGCGAGGTGGCGCTGGACTGGCCAGCGGTCAACATCACGCCCAGGCGGCCACGGCCGTCGTCAAACACGCCCATGTCGGCGCCCAACTGCAACCGCGAGCGGTCCACGCGCGGGTCCAGCTGGTCTTCCACGGCAGCCAGCTTGCTTTGGGTGCCATCCACGCGCGCCCAGCCACGCACGCCCTCATGGGCCGTGCTGCCGCCCTGGCGGTCGCGCCAGCCATGACGCAGTAGCTGGTCCAGCGCGAACTGGTTGGCCAGGTAGGCGCCGGTTTCCGGGCGCAGCACCGGAATGGGAATGATCGGATCCACCGGATCCACCGGATCCACCGGATCGACAATCGGCTGACACTGCGGCAGGCTGGGGTCGGCCACGCACGGGTCTGGCGCGGTGGCCAGCTGCGAACGCAGGTACCAGCCGCCGTCGGTCGCATCCTTGAACAGGAAGTACTCGTACTGCCCGCCCACCGCGCGGCCCTGCAGATCGAACTGCGCATTGGACGCGCCGCCGATGCGGATCAGCTCGATGCCCTTGCTGGTCTGCGCACCGGCACCGCCCGCGTTGGTCACGCGCACGTTGGCCTGGCCGTTGGCATCGCCGCTGATGATGAGCCTGTCGGTGGCCGAACTGTCATCGCCCAGCGCGGTGTTGAAGCCCAGCGTGCCACCGTTGCCGCTGAAGGTATCCACATTGAGCGTGTTGAAGGTGCTGCCATCGCCCAGCGCCACGGTGCCGCCAGCGCCCAGGGTGAGATGGCCGATGGTGCTGTCGCCGGTCATCTGCCAGGTGGCGTCGCTGTCGATGCTGGCGGTGGTGACGTTGGCGAAACGGCCGTCGATCTGCGCCTTGTTGCGAAGCACTACGTCCAGGCTGCCGGTAACGCGGTCGGTGTCGAAGGTGATATCGCCGGCAAGGCGTGCGTCATCCACCGTGAAGTGGACCTCGGCTTCGCCCGTTGCACTGCCATCGGG
This genomic interval carries:
- a CDS encoding fimbrial protein is translated as MTTKIRLLSLALLTAAAPSAFAEKLEITGELLNSTCAVQSTGGAITVPMGKVDLASVNADVRAGQKNFAIALDCTGSGSAQDVGVRFGGTPDGSTGNLALTATSTASNVGVALYDAAGNQQKIGEDPTVWVTIAAGGSGQLDYSAWYASPGKNAQAGTANASGDFVVLYK
- a CDS encoding fimbrial protein; this translates as MRCLIPPRRRVAIVLSAVAAVALGVGSANACTRLDLTDKDDEIVRNMPNLDRPDTHYAGTGGTRPDTYECPPGQTAFLINMHLAGLTYERDIAYAGMMVPAYSLGPRSPLVIFLHGVRQTGAGVDVSVIPIRNGQLNRNPGVVLASTSGMEHYVQMRVFFRGGAMESVPRTFLGTVELWPEGSAANPFRHSFTLELTIPPVTCTLANATHTLDDVVANDLAVADSTAKPSTFDVAMNCSMANVDVTLTLTDANQPGNTGSDLAPGAGSTAGGVQVQLLRGGLPLQLGQAWSYGFSAKGQQAIPFQARYHRTAGPLVTGVITGEAVLVADYR
- a CDS encoding fimbria/pilus outer membrane usher protein, which gives rise to MLSLGAFARAAPTPAVEFSEGFLIGGDAIDMRRYANGNPLPPGDYAVDVKVNGVYQSSRDIRFRASADPHIATPCLPAELIGTLPLKAALMEAVEAEGAACVDLPAMIEGATVTFDSGALELDIGLPQAALASVARGYVAPAQRDDGITAAFIDYSANHQRGQGRDSSYLGLRTGINIGPWRLRHRASFTSGSQGTHHEVISSHVQRDIAAWNSQLLLGQGNTGGELFESVAFTGVRLASDERMLPDSLRGYAPVVRGIAEGNAVVAIRQNGNLIHESNVAPGPFAIEDLYPTNFGGDLDVTVTEPDGRVQRFTVNFSAVPQALRAGASRFAFTAGAVRDSSGRLDPVRFGEATYVRGLSNRLTVLGGAQLGQDYQAVLAGAAINTAVGAFGADITHSQARLQDRDRVTGNSLRLNYQRYVASTGTNVGLAAYRYSTRGYLSLGDVARARSDGWGYTHRARQRYQLNFSQRVGERSNLYLSGGHVAYWDSTRGQNDVQVGFQSSFRRANYGLSALRYRTGDGRQDTRYAFTLSVPLGRSSNAPRASTQLSQSHRGQQLQAGLSGSVGEQRALSYSLSASQGDDGARSSNAYAAWQGSQLNANLGYSRAGNYRSVTAGASGSVVLHGGGINFGPPVGEGFALVQAPGAQGARVGSGAAIKVAGNGYALLPHISPYRWNSIDLDPSGLPLEVELLRTSQRVAPTAGGIVRVPFEVRRERTLFIDATDALGQPLPFAAVVQTEDGTPAGAVGQGGVIQLRGAQDSGSLIVDPDGKRRCRIDYRMPDAPDAYGLSWSQAVCVPQPLPPVIAPMPTGNRAP
- a CDS encoding fimbrial protein, producing the protein MSRSFLLLAATATMCLAVSTASAATLTISGRVLPGTCTLTAPVIALDPVKADEMAQGDNKLKAGTLNFTGCVGVTKATLSFAGTAADGDAERWKNTATADAAVGVSVALLKGATGTDYIKNGDADIEVVVSGATASYPLRAGYYLPAVAGVNAGAVQTEIVVTADYE
- a CDS encoding autotransporter outer membrane beta-barrel domain-containing protein, which gives rise to MRRHSARPQCFLMRPLTQCLLLALAALPATSVLSRDLDGQSATVREGSTAEAWNLINGSRLSVDGGRTETISSTDSQVTLNNGHVQAPVDGRDASIVLRGSSTLDMTNSTLHDGNVVVSDHSSARITGSTLRSVGANARFSVGIYLDKSPSRPDANSTVIVDSSFVRAEVSPGAAMLSNGHAVRLQQGTAILQNGTRVEGANSGVLLLGGTIPSVLGQPITLRVDNAQVVSDSGAAIWIAPRRSVRYDITVANGSQLSGGDGHLLLVRPDGSATGEAEVHFTVDDARLAGDITFDTDRVTGSLDVVLRNKAQIDGRFANVTTASIDSDATWQMTGDSTIGHLTLGAGGTVALGDGSTFNTLNVDTFSGNGGTLGFNTALGDDSSATDRLIISGDANGQANVRVTNAGGAGAQTSKGIELIRIGGASNAQFDLQGRAVGGQYEYFLFKDATDGGWYLRSQLATAPDPCVADPSLPQCQPIVDPVDPVDPVDPIIPIPVLRPETGAYLANQFALDQLLRHGWRDRQGGSTAHEGVRGWARVDGTQSKLAAVEDQLDPRVDRSRLQLGADMGVFDDGRGRLGVMLTAGQSSATSRSLLTGYSARGKVEGGALGVYGNWVSDALYLDASVQRGQFRNRVQGEGLAEERYDSDIWQSSLEAGYRIGIGAIGSTALSLQPELQLVYTDANIDRHQEANGTVVRSLADSGLSGRAGLRLQGEGNSTVGASVSPYLVANWYRDGASNGLAFDEDVMKASVPKNRYELNAGARIDYRSGLSAWGGLGVMRADHGYREATANVSLSYRW